In Bacteroidales bacterium, the genomic stretch ATCGGAGCTAAAATTCTTTCTTGTGCTGATGGTTACATTTCAAGAATAAAAATAACTCGTAATGGATATGGAAAAACATTATATATTAAACATCCTAACAATTATACTACTGTATATGGTCATTTACATGAATTTAATATACAAATTGAAAAATATGTAAGAAAATATCAATATGAAAAACAAGAATATGAAGTTAATATTTTTCCTGAGAAATATGAACTTCCTGTAAAAAAAGGGGATGTTATTGCTTTATCAGGGAACACAGGTGGTTCATTAGGTCCGCACTTGCATTTTGAAATTCGTAATTCATTAAATCATCATCCGCTTAATCCTTTATTATTCAATTTTAATGTTACTGATAATATTAAACCAAAAATCTTCAGCATTTTCTTGTATCCACAGGATATATACAGTTATTATGTAAATTCATCAAATAACAAATCAAAATTTAGAACTATCAGAACAAATGGAAAATATAAACTTAAATCAAATGATACAATTAGTCTTTACGGTAAAATTGGATTTGCTATTGAAACCAACGACTATTTAAATAATTCACATAATAAATGTGGTGCATTTTCTATTGAATTATTAATTGACAGTGTTAAATATTTTTATCAGGAATTAAAAGAATTTTCATTTTCTGAAACACGATATATTAACAGTCACATGGATTATAAATTAAATCTTGAAATAAAGAAAAAAATCCACAAATCATTTATTGAACCGAATAATAAATTAAGTATATACAAATATCATAATAACAGGGGAATATTCGATTTTAATGATGAAAAATTACACGAAATAAAATATATTGTAAAAGATGTTTATGACAATATATCAGAATTAGTATTTTATGTAAAAAGTTCGAAAAATAATATTCAACCAAATGTTCAAGTGCATGAATATACTGAAATGCCATACCATAAGGCAAATTATTTTGTCAATGAAGATGTAAAAATCTTTATTCCACCAGATGTTTTATATGATACTGTTTTTTTTCAATACGATAAAATCGAAATACCGGAAAATAGTTTTTCTCATCTTTATAAAATCCATAATGAATTTACTCCTGTTCATGATGTTTACTCATTATCAATAAAGTTAGATTCAATACCTGAAAATTTTACAGACAAACTATTAATTGCACAAATCAATTTCAAGAAAGATACATTTGCAATTGGTGGAGAATATAAGGATGGTTATATGACAACAAAAACCTATGTATTCGGAAATTTTTTTA encodes the following:
- a CDS encoding M23 family metallopeptidase; its protein translation is MNKLKILIFIVYFISNLNISFSQNNYPKNYFRSPVDIPILLSANFGELRTGHFHAGIDIKTQGKIGAKILSCADGYISRIKITRNGYGKTLYIKHPNNYTTVYGHLHEFNIQIEKYVRKYQYEKQEYEVNIFPEKYELPVKKGDVIALSGNTGGSLGPHLHFEIRNSLNHHPLNPLLFNFNVTDNIKPKIFSIFLYPQDIYSYYVNSSNNKSKFRTIRTNGKYKLKSNDTISLYGKIGFAIETNDYLNNSHNKCGAFSIELLIDSVKYFYQELKEFSFSETRYINSHMDYKLNLEIKKKIHKSFIEPNNKLSIYKYHNNRGIFDFNDEKLHEIKYIVKDVYDNISELVFYVKSSKNNIQPNVQVHEYTEMPYHKANYFVNEDVKIFIPPDVLYDTVFFQYDKIEIPENSFSHLYKIHNEFTPVHDVYSLSIKLDSIPENFTDKLLIAQINFKKDTFAIGGEYKDGYMTTKTYVFGNFFITLDTMPPIIKPVNLTQNQDISELKHISFKITDNLSGIDTYNGYINDKWILFEYDPKKNRIRYNFDDIIFNETNIKLEIYVTDKQGNISKLLILFENKDVG